The sequence aattatactaatatcttgaattaaatttaaaaaatattaaattaattcaaaatgataattagaattgaattaggaatagtaatagtataaatacagaactacacaaaaaatcagaagttaattccatgaaaaagcatgaaaaaacgaagaaaaacgaaaaaattgcgagctgtacgtacgggatgctgtgcatacccgtccgcgcgcgcatgggtgTGATCTAGGCGAGTTTGTGCGGCGGAATCATGtcgtgcatgatttccgcgcgcgcatgcaagtttcagcacaactccaattttttcgaatctttaaaaaatcataactaattcaaattaaatcgaaattgagttctgtaaaaaagtaacttgcttaattttttccacactatccaataaaaataattccagaaacagatattcaattatttttaacgaaattTCACAAAatccaatcaatcatcaaataacactcaatacaacatgataccatccaaaaacaaacaaacaatcgttttaaagtccaaatttcttgcaagtaaatcaattaccatggctctgaggccagttattggaatttattttaccaggatcttagatctactcacaagtatgtttattaataccctaaatatgaacttcctaaaacgatgaaataaacacgtataaagtttaaaaaaccttacattgggtgcagcggaattaaatgactccttccgttcagatctctaacccttgtatcctttctgtagcagagtattatcaagatctgaacctggatctctttctctgaatccttgatgctgaaactcctttgctgatgatctttcttcacgatcttcctcactatgattgaggtattgcttgctgtgtgtgggcactactctaatcactatgtaatttcgaaattctaaggaaaaagagagagagagagagggtggcggccaaggtagagagagaaaggctcaggtttttctgattcagaagtgtaatttcctgaagccttcactatctatttatagcattccactagggttaggtttgaattatttggcattaaaataatgaaaatatcagtttaaaatgcctacaaaagtggtcggccatggcttgatggatttgggccttgctttttgtaattttgcaattttaacacttttgtatctgattttctcaaaaatgccaattttctaattcaaccatttaaatgtcaattctaactatttaataactataaataattattaaataatatggtcatttatcatatttattaattgaaccatacaaagtatcataattaacaaatatgcccctattaactctttctttacaatttcgcccttacttagtgaaaatttcacaaatagacatagtctaatttgtgaattataattgattaatcaaaaccaattacatgagtcttacaaacaatattatctcaactagtgcggggaccatgggtctatataaccgagcttccaataagtagatcaagaatttagcactaaaatttactaacttattaattcttcgttgaatccacgcatagaacttagaattgcactctcagtatatagaatgctctatatgttccaccatatagacgcatcattagttatccattgttataatcctaatgtgatcaatgatcctctatatgaatgatctacactataaagggattagattaccgtaacaccctactatgtattttatccttaaaacacttgaccccgtataaatgatatttcagcttatgtgaaatgagtactccaccatttatgttcgtttggtcaagctcgaaggagatcatcctttgcttactattcgccagatagaagctatagattccatgtttatgctagcgctcccactcaattgcactaccgtgttcccaaaatgtacgtatcactctgacctaaaagtaggcttaactaacaaatcaaagaacacgaatagcctttcaagattgagcctaatcataacaggattaagaacatttgatctaggatcaacttggcgatattgacttgaatagattttacggtaagtttaattaaatctaagtcaaagttcaatatcggtcccttccgatgcatactccatgcatccaacctgagctttactttaaccaatgttctggaaagagcatagcatttctccaaatgcaagtaaactcttgttgtagattatcatatcagtaaaaccatgtgtctgataaatctaggaaactttattcacatagtcatgtttactttccaatgtgatgacagcacaataaacaggatcaagtatgtgaaaagggtttaagatgaatttataaatcaagtaGACAAGCAGTTGAtcaagtgaaccaaaacatacacaaatgaatgaaaaatacttctgtttctttattgatgttgaataaaatagattacattgaaatggagttttatttagggcataaaacctaacattaatatgatttattttccccatAATTTCTAcgtattctatttcattcgcacttaattacttttaattgtctggccATCAATTAACTATTTTATGATTTCGATGTGAGATTTGAGAAATGAGTGTcgattatgctatagtgaaatataactgaatttcgatataggacgagagtacctgtaTGGTTTAGATAACTTATAGGGCTTTTGcatgtgtttaatgcctgttgcatgttgaatttatcacgagagtagaaagtttgcatgtaattgagatttatatatctgagaagactataaattatcTTAGTAAACCtcctattgcatagaaattgatAATAGCGAGATAATCATATTATGgcataatcaatagaaacaattaaaGTTGAAGCCCTAGTTCTTATTAACCGttaatttcctatttaatttaattgctTATTCTTgcactatttttattttctaatttttattttttcttaatttttatttaaccaaatagaagtagaagtttaattttaacttaCTTTACTACAATtcttgtgggatcgacctcactcttaGTGAGTTTACAACTTGTAACGATACGTGCACTTGTGTgtacaaaatattacaacaacCATCCTCGAATAAAGGATGGGatgcttttatttttgtaattggtGGTAATTGGCTTTTGAGAGTTATTAACCATGACCAATTCACATTCGTGAATATTTTCTAAATCAATTCACTGGCATGTCGGGATGCTTTTTGAAAATCGTAAGAGCACCATTTCCAAACTTGGGATTATACACCATATAAAGTATTGTTCATACCATATTGATGAAATTTTGATTGAAGAAGTCTTTGCCCCCTGCCAACTCTTCgtgtatattttattattggtatttttgcTCTTAAGATTATAACTATAATGGATCAGAGCTCACTTACAGAACTATATACAAACTACCGAGAATTCCTGAAACATGTTGAAATTAAAAACGACCCAAGGTTTTTGCAAAAATCCACGCTACTAAAATTGAACTTCTCAGAATGAAGATTGATGAATATGACAACAATACAAATTTATAAATAGATATAAATCTTTGTAACTGTGTGTGAATCAGATCAGATTTTTTTGAGTGGAAATTATGATAGTGTAAGGTTGAGAGAGAGAGTCTAAATGAGAGAGAAACTTCTTCTCGTAATCTTTGAGAGTTTGTGAGGATTCTTATAACCTTGTAAACACTGATATCATATCTTTGCTGTTCCAATCGAGATGTAGAGCATTGTACATGACTCGAACTCGTTAAACTtggtgttatttttttttgttttactttttaattctaCTTGAATTTTGAGATCTcttgaaatattttttcttgattgtgTCGTGTATTTGTTAGTTCGGTAAACTGAATCGTAAATTATTAATTGTTTCCGTTTCCACAATATGTGTAAAGTTAAAGTTTGaggtaaaacaaaaaaaaaaataatattattgtgaGATATTATGGAAAAAGAGTAGAGAAGCTGATGTGAGTGCTCTAAGATATTTAACCAAGTGCTTGTGTCTCATTTGGTGAGAGTCATAACGTCATAAGCTAAAGTGAATTGCGAAAATGTTTATAAATATAGATTTAGTTCTAAGTAGTCAGGCGAGTGTGTACTAAATTTGATCTATTTATATCTATCTCATCAAACTTTACCAATTTTAAATGCTTAATGAAACCACTTTAAGACAccaatttttgttttgtttttgttatttatttatttatttatttttggaataaaGACACCAACTTTGTTAAATAAATAGTGGAGATTAAAATTAAAACTCattattgaataaaataaaaaaaattaaaacgttttattattttttataaatatagtaTTGAATCAATAAAAATGTGCGTTTTATTACAGTAATTGTTATGTATGAAAAAATAGGTGGTAATTTTCCGAAGGTGAAGTGTAAAAATTTAGGCGATTTGAGAGTATTTGTGTAAAAATAGATATAAAGTCCAAATTACGTTGACAGAGAATGAGGACATTATTATCCCAAAAATTACGTGGGAATGAAAACGCATATTGCTATAGTTAGCATGCTGAAACGTTCTGACTTCAGAGCTCACAACTCCTTATTTCTCTCTCCTCCTTCCCTtccttctttctcttctctctcaattttgatcaacacacacatatatctatatttatatgtgATCATGAGGCTATCtcacctgaaaaaaaaaatctcccaCAGTTTACCACAAGCTTCaacgaaagagaaagagaaagagaaagagaaagagatttATTGGAAATTGCAGAAGCTCAAGTAGCTCCCTGGCGAGGTCTATTATCTGACAATGTGCAACGCACGCCCTCTACTCTCACTTTGTCTTCTCCTCAGCTTGGTACTAGCTTCGGTCTCTGTTCAGCCTCAGGGTCCATGGCTAACTCTTAACGGTACTGTATATTGTGTTTCTATGGCTCTCATTCTGGTCTTATGCTGTTAGAACTGAGTATTGTTTGTTTGGGGTCTTGGTTAAAAGGATTTTCTCAGCAGTCACCGTTTTTCTTTCATTaagattatttaaatatttcttttatcaTTGCTAGGTGgagatttattttttcttcaatgAAAACACTCTGGATTGTAATTAATGAATACACATAATGATTTTGAAAGCCTAAGATTAATctcttactttttctttttgaaaaaatttgttttaaatttCAGGAAAATCGCCTGTGGTGATTGCCCATGGTGGATTTTCTGGGATATTTCCTGATTCAAGCTATGCTGCGTACAAGTTCACATCGGTAGCCACCTCACCCAATACAGTGTTGTGGTGTGACGTGCAATTAACCAAAGATGGTATTGGAATTTGCTTTCCAGATATCAGGCTAGACAATGGCACTGATATTAATGAGTTCTCTAGGAATAAGCCAAAGACGTACCTTGTTAATGGCAAATCTATCACTGGATGGTTTCCGTTGGATTACAAATTCAAACAGCTATCAATCTTCTCTGGTAACTACGTACTATACACTCCTTTCAAGTGTTTCTTTTCTTTGGTTGTCTAGCTCTTACATGGGTTTGTTGTGCTTGATGGATTCAGTTATGTTTGTTGAGAAACTCTTCTTCTTAAATcttaatttgttttgttttcctAACAGTTCGTCAAGGTGTCTTCAGCCGCACGAATAAGTTTGATGGAAATGCGTTCTCAATTCTCTCAGTTGACCAGATGATTAAAGAAATCAAACCAAAAAACTTATGGTTAAATATTCAAGTAAGTGATTGGCTTACCTTAAACCAGATTTCAAGTCACTCTATTTCTGAACTATATAACCTACTCTTGTTTAGCTATTATTATATTCTCATTTCTTCTGCTTTTGCAGCATGATTCGTTCTTTACAAAACACAATTTAAGTATGACAAATTTTGTACTCTCTCTATCTGAAAGGGCAGTTATCAATTATATCTCATCGCCAGAGATGGCTTTCTTAAACAATATCAAGCAAAAAATCAATACAACAGTGACAAAGCTAGTCTTTCGGTTTCCAGCACAAAATGAGGTTGATCCTTCATCAAACCGGACATATGATTTTTTCTTGAgaaatcttaaattaattaaaacgtTTGCCTCTGGAATTATTGTTCCTAAAAGTTACATATGGCCTAccaacacaaaatcttatttgcTTCCACATACTTCTCTTGTCTTGGATGCTCACAAAGAAGGGTTGGAGGTATATGCATCGGAGTTTATGAATGATGTCCCTCTAAGCTATAATTATAGTCATGATCCAGTAGCTGAGTACCTGAACTTCTTTGACAATGGGAAATTCAGTGTTGATGGGGTGTTATCTGATTTTCCTATCACTCCATCAGCGGCCATAGGTAATGTTTTTTCTCTCTATCATAAGAAACAAAGCTTacaatttgtttttcttttctttacaaacAAATAAACTTGCATTGAAGAGGGAATAGTACTAGGGGAATTGGATTGAACGTACAGTATGCCCTCTGGAAAAACATATCCCAAAATATCTGGCTTAGCTCAATGCAGTTTGAACTCTCTTAAGAGCTTAATTCATTATATGCAGAAAGATACATATAGCTTGATCAAAAATAAGGGGCTTAATTCATTGCCTATTTCAAATTGGGAAAAATACTAGAAAACCATTTGGTGAAACCTTTCCCGTGTCTTATATAAATTATGATCATTTCAAGCTGCTGACTCCTCTATAATACACTACAGAATGCTTTGCTCACCTAGGAAACAACGCTACAAAACAAGGTATTACTCTGTTTAAATTGTTTCTTCTTATTAATTTCTGATTGATCTTGTCacttttcatttcatttcttaCCTGTTTCTTGCATAATGTGATCATGATCCAGCAAAGCCTTTGGTTATCTCAAAATGCGGAGCAAGTGGAGACTATCCTGGTTGTACTGACAAGGCTTATGCCAAGGCAATTAATGATGGTGTGGATGTACTTGACTGTCCAGTCCAACTATCAAAGGATGGGATACCATTTTGTTTAACCTCTATAAATCTATTAAGTAGCACAAATGTGGCTAATTCTAGTTTTAGCAA is a genomic window of Cannabis sativa cultivar Pink pepper isolate KNU-18-1 chromosome 9, ASM2916894v1, whole genome shotgun sequence containing:
- the LOC115723232 gene encoding glycerophosphodiester phosphodiesterase GDPDL4 — protein: MCNARPLLSLCLLLSLVLASVSVQPQGPWLTLNGKSPVVIAHGGFSGIFPDSSYAAYKFTSVATSPNTVLWCDVQLTKDGIGICFPDIRLDNGTDINEFSRNKPKTYLVNGKSITGWFPLDYKFKQLSIFSVRQGVFSRTNKFDGNAFSILSVDQMIKEIKPKNLWLNIQHDSFFTKHNLSMTNFVLSLSERAVINYISSPEMAFLNNIKQKINTTVTKLVFRFPAQNEVDPSSNRTYDFFLRNLKLIKTFASGIIVPKSYIWPTNTKSYLLPHTSLVLDAHKEGLEVYASEFMNDVPLSYNYSHDPVAEYLNFFDNGKFSVDGVLSDFPITPSAAIECFAHLGNNATKQAKPLVISKCGASGDYPGCTDKAYAKAINDGVDVLDCPVQLSKDGIPFCLTSINLLSSTNVANSSFSNFKMSVPQIIENGTGIFSFNLTWDDVQKLKPVLLSPYSSFTLYRNPANINEGRFVSLSDFLAIAKNSSSLTGIMISIEHAPYLAEELSLSVTDAVGSALSKAGFDKQTALKVMIQSTHSSVLKEFQGKNNYELVYRIDEQIRSFDDLSLKDIKKFAHSVTVDKSSIYPDNMLFLTGATDVVKKIHSHKLPVYVQTFSNEFVSQAWDFLSDPTVEINSYVMGAKVDGIITEFPKTTARYRSNRCLGLGDNTPPYMSPVEPGSLMELITPPYMPPAESPDPVLVSGDVVEPPLSSV